Proteins found in one Alicyclobacillus cycloheptanicus genomic segment:
- the recN gene encoding DNA repair protein RecN — protein MLLELSVQNLALIDHVRLELRPGLTVLTGETGAGKSILLDAIGLILGNRASSDLVRKGADRCVVEALVEVPAAANEAVQSLLDAAGIELDPAEPLVISREVHATGRTVCRVNARMATVQMLRELGSLLVQQHGQHDHQGLLRQEEQLRLLDLYGRHQELLDQVRSSYRRWIDAKAALEQAAVNEQERMRRMDMLAFQIREIEEASLRAGEEEELRAARQRLQYADKIAGAVKTALEALSGDDARPGVSTLLASAAREVAAAATHDAALTEVKELMETAEVNVDEALRSLFRYLDTIEADPDELAAIEDRLALIRTLERKYGASVEAVLAHLDAVKAAYESLVNHEARMLERTQAVEAAQAELAALCKALHEARQSASTRLSAEVQRVLRELDLPNASLHIVVEPRLHASGEPAFGPHGADEVAFLFSANRGESPKPLQKIASGGELSRTLLAFKAVLAEVDALDTLIFDEIDVGVSGSAAQRIAEQLQKLGRVRQILCVTHSPQVAAAGDDHFCIEKSERAEHTTTVVHRLDFAGRVAEIARLVGAGLAGQTAVDHAEALLRGFHPVQ, from the coding sequence TGGTCCGCAAAGGGGCGGACCGATGCGTTGTGGAAGCGTTGGTGGAAGTACCCGCGGCGGCGAACGAGGCCGTTCAGTCCTTGCTCGACGCTGCCGGTATCGAACTTGACCCTGCGGAACCGCTGGTCATCAGCCGCGAAGTTCACGCGACCGGACGCACCGTCTGCCGTGTCAATGCCCGCATGGCGACCGTTCAAATGCTGCGCGAACTTGGCAGTTTGTTGGTGCAGCAGCATGGGCAGCATGACCACCAGGGTCTGCTCCGACAAGAAGAACAACTTCGGCTGCTCGATTTATATGGTCGCCACCAGGAACTGCTGGACCAGGTCCGGTCGTCGTACCGCCGCTGGATCGACGCAAAAGCGGCGCTCGAACAAGCCGCCGTCAACGAGCAGGAACGCATGCGCAGAATGGACATGCTGGCGTTTCAAATCCGCGAAATCGAAGAGGCCTCGTTACGGGCCGGCGAGGAAGAGGAACTGCGTGCCGCCCGGCAGCGTCTGCAGTACGCTGACAAAATTGCGGGCGCCGTTAAAACCGCACTGGAGGCCCTCTCCGGCGACGATGCGCGGCCGGGGGTCAGCACGCTCCTCGCCAGCGCGGCGCGGGAAGTGGCGGCAGCAGCCACGCATGACGCCGCGCTGACCGAGGTCAAGGAGCTTATGGAAACGGCTGAAGTCAACGTGGACGAGGCGCTGCGAAGCCTGTTCCGCTACCTGGACACGATTGAGGCAGACCCGGACGAACTGGCGGCGATTGAAGACCGACTGGCCTTGATTCGAACCTTGGAGCGCAAGTACGGCGCATCGGTGGAGGCCGTCCTTGCGCATTTGGATGCCGTGAAGGCGGCGTATGAATCCCTCGTGAATCACGAAGCCCGGATGTTGGAACGGACCCAGGCGGTCGAAGCTGCGCAGGCGGAATTGGCCGCCTTGTGCAAGGCCTTGCATGAAGCGCGGCAATCCGCATCTACCCGTTTGTCAGCGGAAGTCCAGCGTGTGCTGCGCGAACTGGACCTGCCGAACGCTTCGCTCCACATTGTGGTCGAGCCCCGGCTGCATGCTTCTGGCGAACCGGCCTTTGGGCCGCATGGCGCGGATGAAGTTGCCTTCCTGTTCTCGGCAAACCGCGGGGAATCCCCGAAACCCCTGCAAAAAATCGCGTCCGGCGGCGAACTGTCGCGGACGTTGCTCGCTTTCAAAGCCGTGCTTGCGGAAGTGGATGCCCTCGACACGTTGATTTTCGACGAGATTGACGTAGGGGTCAGTGGTTCGGCTGCGCAGCGGATTGCCGAACAGCTGCAGAAACTGGGCCGGGTTCGGCAAATCCTTTGTGTCACACACTCTCCCCAAGTTGCCGCCGCAGGGGATGACCACTTTTGCATTGAAAAGTCTGAACGTGCGGAACATACGACGACCGTCGTCCACCGTCTGGACTTCGCGGGAAGAGTTGCGGAAATCGCGCGCCTCGTCGGTGCCGGTCTCGCTGGGCAAACGGCGGTCGACCACGCAGAGGCCCTCCTGCGGGGATTCCATCCCGTCCAGTGA
- the spoIVB gene encoding SpoIVB peptidase, which translates to MQKHRFRKYLRVALAALCGVIVLSPPARQLAVSPGEINLPLGQGTVVPIGLPVKTEATCSNRQVVNILPIRSRDLPAISVTSTAVGDTTVRTRLFGVVPWKTVHVHVVPQEMVYVGGQSIGVNLHAKGVIVVGFQSVNGQRSPAAAAHVQVGDVIESVNHIQLQDTSQLQSLVQSTESPLQLTIRRGDEHQIVLVHPVRDSLGTVHLGLFVRDTTAGVGTLTFYEPTHHRFGALGHMITDVDTGQPIVGTGSVYEAEVTGMVKGLAGKPGEKRGRFDSHTAPIGHIDENTPFGVFGTMDALPRFAYANREYPVALPEQVRDGPAELLTVLNGHTVQAFHVNIEVTQDQTQPETKSMVIHVTDPRLLQQAGGIVQGMSGSPLIQDGKLIGAVTHVFVSDPTRGYGVYAEWMLHEAEHETEEETHAVSNFVG; encoded by the coding sequence ATGCAGAAGCATCGCTTTCGCAAGTACCTTCGAGTTGCGCTCGCCGCACTTTGCGGTGTGATTGTTTTGTCACCGCCCGCGCGACAACTGGCTGTGTCGCCTGGTGAAATCAACTTGCCGCTTGGTCAAGGTACCGTCGTACCCATTGGACTGCCGGTGAAGACAGAAGCTACCTGTTCCAATCGGCAGGTTGTCAACATACTGCCGATCCGTTCTCGCGACCTTCCCGCGATCTCCGTGACTTCCACGGCCGTTGGCGACACCACGGTTCGAACGCGTTTGTTTGGTGTGGTTCCCTGGAAAACAGTTCACGTTCATGTTGTGCCGCAAGAGATGGTCTATGTGGGCGGCCAGTCCATCGGTGTGAACCTGCATGCCAAAGGTGTCATCGTGGTTGGCTTTCAGTCCGTGAACGGGCAGCGCTCGCCAGCCGCAGCCGCCCACGTCCAGGTGGGGGATGTCATTGAGTCCGTGAATCACATCCAACTGCAGGATACAAGCCAACTCCAAAGCTTGGTGCAATCCACGGAATCTCCGCTGCAGTTGACCATCCGAAGAGGGGATGAACACCAGATTGTGCTGGTTCATCCCGTGCGCGACTCCCTCGGTACGGTTCACCTCGGCTTGTTTGTACGGGATACGACGGCCGGTGTGGGGACCCTGACCTTTTATGAGCCGACCCACCACCGGTTCGGCGCACTTGGCCATATGATCACGGACGTGGACACGGGTCAGCCGATTGTCGGCACCGGTTCGGTCTACGAAGCAGAGGTCACGGGCATGGTGAAAGGCCTGGCCGGGAAACCTGGAGAAAAGCGCGGTCGGTTTGACTCGCACACCGCACCGATTGGTCACATCGACGAAAACACACCGTTCGGCGTGTTTGGCACGATGGATGCCCTGCCGAGGTTTGCCTACGCGAACCGGGAGTACCCGGTCGCACTGCCGGAGCAAGTCAGAGATGGCCCGGCGGAACTGCTGACTGTTCTGAACGGACATACGGTGCAGGCGTTTCATGTGAACATCGAGGTCACCCAAGATCAGACACAACCGGAGACGAAAAGCATGGTGATTCATGTCACCGACCCCCGGCTGCTCCAGCAAGCCGGCGGCATTGTTCAGGGCATGAGCGGCAGTCCGCTGATTCAGGACGGCAAGCTCATCGGAGCGGTCACGCATGTATTCGTATCGGACCCCACGCGCGGCTACGGCGTGTATGCAGAATGGATGTTGCATGAGGCAGAACACGAGACAGAGGAAGAGACCCACGCCGTGTCGAATTTTGTCGGTTAA
- the spo0A gene encoding sporulation transcription factor Spo0A encodes MIADDNREFAEVLAEFISSQSDMELAGVAYNGTDVLTLIQEKRPDVVVLDIIMPVLDGITTLERLNELDQPMPKVIMLTAFGQDHITRRAVELGVSYFILKPFDMPVLAERIRQVAGERQTAATAVQTANSSANLVAYPSKRTIDAAITQIIHEIGVPAHIKGYHYLREAIGIVYEDVEILGSITKVLYPRIAERYKTTPSRVERAIRHSIEVAWGRGNMDAIRNVFGYTVSISKTKPTNSEFIAMIADRLRIEHRVS; translated from the coding sequence ATGATTGCGGACGATAACAGGGAATTTGCCGAAGTACTTGCAGAGTTTATTTCTTCCCAAAGCGACATGGAGCTCGCGGGCGTAGCCTATAATGGAACCGACGTTCTCACGCTGATTCAGGAAAAGCGTCCGGATGTTGTGGTTCTGGACATCATCATGCCGGTTCTGGACGGCATTACGACGTTGGAGCGACTCAACGAACTTGACCAACCCATGCCGAAAGTCATCATGTTGACAGCGTTCGGGCAGGATCACATTACGCGCCGAGCCGTGGAACTCGGCGTATCGTACTTCATTTTGAAGCCCTTTGACATGCCGGTGCTGGCAGAACGGATTCGCCAAGTCGCGGGCGAACGCCAGACGGCTGCGACCGCAGTGCAGACCGCCAATTCATCCGCCAACCTGGTGGCCTACCCATCCAAACGCACGATTGACGCAGCGATTACACAAATCATCCACGAAATTGGCGTACCTGCGCACATCAAAGGGTATCACTACCTTCGAGAAGCGATTGGCATCGTGTACGAAGACGTGGAGATTCTGGGTTCCATCACAAAAGTGCTGTATCCGCGCATTGCTGAACGGTACAAGACCACCCCTTCCCGCGTGGAACGGGCGATTCGCCACTCCATCGAGGTGGCATGGGGCCGCGGGAATATGGACGCGATTCGCAATGTATTCGGATACACGGTGAGTATTTCCAAGACCAAACCGACAAACTCGGAGTTCATCGCGATGATTGCCGATCGCTTGCGGATTGAACACAGAGTCAGCTGA
- a CDS encoding transposase — protein sequence MERRNFSVQFKQQIVRECSETGNVSLVARKHDLNANMVRRWIKQVNGSAKSSPKTRGKVTHAAAEEMQALQAEQQQLIAENERMKKTMGEQALKFPSSVTCEKMKALTCG from the coding sequence ATGGAACGACGGAATTTTTCAGTGCAGTTTAAGCAGCAAATCGTTCGTGAGTGCTCTGAAACGGGAAACGTGTCTTTGGTGGCCAGGAAGCATGACCTAAATGCGAATATGGTTCGCCGCTGGATTAAGCAGGTGAATGGCAGCGCAAAGTCGAGCCCCAAGACCAGGGGTAAGGTTACACATGCAGCTGCTGAGGAAATGCAGGCTCTGCAAGCAGAACAGCAGCAATTGATTGCAGAAAATGAGCGGATGAAAAAGACAATGGGTGAACAGGCCTTGAAATTTCCATCCTCCGTGACCTGTGAAAAAATGAAAGCCCTCACTTGCGGATAA
- a CDS encoding glycosyltransferase yields MNTGIRHATGDYISWLSSDDEFTPDKTVKQVRLMQAKGALRICRRPLSRFALYGFREAKLSSCDCCG; encoded by the coding sequence GTGAACACCGGGATTCGCCACGCGACAGGAGATTACATTTCATGGCTGAGTTCGGACGATGAATTCACGCCGGACAAGACGGTCAAGCAAGTCCGATTGATGCAAGCGAAGGGAGCCTTGCGCATCTGCAGAAGGCCCCTTTCTCGATTTGCGTTGTACGGGTTCCGTGAGGCCAAGCTGTCAAGTTGCGACTGTTGTGGTTGA
- a CDS encoding DUF4183 domain-containing protein, whose protein sequence is MPLSLIKLQISATTTTTTDAVPTQSKFFYQNPSDVAAGSNLTIDAAAFTDDTGAAVTSLPDLTANNSYWKVYINGVVQENGNSTYTPGATGVGSLVFANPAGGEPIYTGQWVVLEVTNFAPNSTSTTTVAT, encoded by the coding sequence ATGCCACTTTCGCTCATCAAACTCCAGATTTCCGCGACAACAACGACAACGACAGACGCGGTACCGACGCAGTCAAAATTTTTCTACCAGAATCCTTCGGATGTGGCCGCAGGTTCCAATTTAACGATCGATGCAGCCGCTTTCACAGACGACACAGGTGCGGCCGTGACTTCTTTACCCGACTTGACAGCCAACAACAGCTATTGGAAGGTTTATATCAACGGTGTCGTTCAGGAAAATGGAAACTCGACGTACACCCCAGGTGCAACCGGTGTTGGGAGTCTCGTGTTTGCAAACCCAGCTGGCGGAGAACCAATCTACACAGGCCAATGGGTCGTATTAGAGGTTACCAACTTTGCGCCGAATTCAACGTCAACCACAACAGTCGCAACTTGA
- a CDS encoding DUF4183 domain-containing protein — MSVARRVTRTKVIYFYTLADGEKRTYTNQDHVRGYGINYIPDPASVSMINVYVNGVLQLPHTYHVSKGKIRFRTADVPRQGAPIIVQSIRMYGGKGGDHCTCKRRRCVVCCCMPFHGCCHLSVKQGMPHCLCFVKTHC, encoded by the coding sequence ATGTCGGTCGCACGGCGCGTCACTCGCACAAAGGTGATTTACTTTTATACCTTGGCTGACGGCGAAAAGAGAACCTACACCAATCAAGACCATGTCCGCGGTTATGGAATTAACTACATTCCGGACCCTGCTTCTGTCTCGATGATCAACGTGTATGTCAATGGCGTGCTTCAATTACCACACACGTACCATGTGAGCAAAGGCAAAATCAGATTTCGAACCGCGGATGTGCCTCGGCAAGGGGCACCGATTATCGTTCAGTCCATCCGGATGTACGGCGGGAAGGGAGGTGACCACTGTACCTGCAAGCGGCGGCGGTGTGTCGTTTGCTGTTGCATGCCGTTCCATGGCTGCTGTCACCTGTCTGTCAAACAAGGCATGCCGCACTGCCTTTGCTTCGTGAAGACACATTGTTGA
- a CDS encoding PAS domain-containing sensor histidine kinase → MSESTDTLQPAFRAYRDLSEYNSDGICLIDRDGNIVEANRKCEAISGYAKAELLGKHCTELLLSPDAQSANAWFASGLHGAILHSTGLRLKTKAGKQVPVVYSRVPVIVDEQVIALCVIIKDMSRPHETEQQLARSQQWLESTQRIAHLGCWEFDPVNLRSMWSEELFRIYGIEHKGSGYVDLATVIRYIHPEDQERFIASAQALAEGKPYDVDFRIIRPDGDVRVIHSKRQLFVDDHGETKFIGTAQDITEHKRTEELLLRSERLSAVGQLAAGVAHEIRNPLTVLKGFLKLLPVAEERKPYIEIMENELIHIEKVIEDLLALGKPQPQTFAKVNVVQVVQEVMALLKIQAVSKCIDAELNVEPSAETALVEGDAFELKQAFIHLVKNAIEAAPNAGKVAVHIQLEGDDAMRIDVIDNGTGLSEETVRKLGTPFYTTKEDATGLGLLVSQQIISMHRGQLKIASLVGTGTTVSVILPRLKGARKS, encoded by the coding sequence ATGAGTGAATCGACTGACACGTTGCAACCTGCATTTCGAGCCTACCGTGATTTGAGCGAATATAATTCAGACGGGATCTGTTTGATCGACCGGGACGGCAACATTGTGGAGGCCAACCGCAAGTGTGAGGCCATCTCCGGGTATGCCAAAGCCGAACTGCTTGGCAAGCATTGTACTGAGCTTCTCTTATCACCCGACGCACAATCTGCGAACGCTTGGTTTGCTTCCGGTCTGCACGGCGCCATTCTTCACAGCACGGGGCTGCGCCTGAAGACTAAGGCCGGAAAACAAGTTCCGGTCGTCTATTCAAGAGTCCCGGTCATTGTGGACGAACAAGTGATTGCACTGTGCGTGATCATCAAGGACATGTCTCGCCCGCATGAAACGGAACAGCAACTCGCCAGGAGCCAGCAGTGGCTGGAGTCGACGCAGCGCATTGCCCACCTCGGCTGCTGGGAATTCGACCCGGTTAACCTGCGGTCGATGTGGTCCGAAGAGTTGTTTCGGATTTACGGGATCGAGCACAAGGGGAGTGGATACGTTGACCTTGCGACTGTCATTCGGTACATCCACCCGGAAGACCAGGAACGCTTCATCGCGTCCGCACAGGCATTGGCGGAAGGCAAACCGTACGATGTCGACTTTCGCATTATTCGCCCGGACGGCGATGTTCGCGTCATCCATTCGAAACGACAACTGTTCGTGGACGACCATGGCGAAACCAAATTCATTGGGACGGCACAGGATATCACGGAGCACAAGCGCACAGAGGAGCTGTTGCTGCGCTCCGAGCGGCTTTCCGCTGTCGGTCAGCTGGCTGCGGGCGTTGCCCATGAAATCCGCAATCCACTGACGGTCTTGAAGGGTTTTCTGAAACTGCTTCCCGTAGCCGAGGAGCGCAAACCCTATATTGAGATTATGGAAAATGAACTGATTCATATTGAAAAGGTGATTGAAGACCTCTTGGCATTGGGCAAACCTCAGCCGCAGACGTTTGCGAAAGTCAACGTTGTTCAGGTCGTCCAAGAGGTCATGGCACTGCTGAAAATCCAGGCAGTGAGCAAGTGCATCGATGCGGAGTTGAACGTGGAACCATCTGCAGAGACCGCCCTTGTCGAGGGAGACGCTTTTGAGCTGAAGCAGGCATTCATCCATCTCGTCAAGAACGCCATTGAAGCGGCCCCGAACGCGGGAAAAGTGGCGGTGCACATTCAATTAGAGGGAGACGATGCGATGCGGATTGATGTCATCGACAATGGTACGGGGCTGTCCGAAGAGACGGTGCGGAAACTGGGTACGCCGTTTTACACAACCAAGGAAGACGCGACGGGGCTAGGACTGTTGGTCAGTCAGCAGATTATTTCCATGCATCGCGGTCAGTTGAAAATTGCGAGTTTGGTCGGGACGGGAACCACGGTTTCTGTGATTCTGCCCCGCTTGAAGGGCGCGAGGAAAAGTTGA
- a CDS encoding D-alanyl-D-alanine carboxypeptidase family protein, producing MKHIGRYLIPSAVVVFAIVQLVRPIPHPAASLSVPPTATVPGQLHLTLPAAGQTAVMASGIGIMAATPNEKPVPIASVTKLMTAYLVLKHHPLKAGENGPSVTITANDEATYEADAARGDSVLKVQAGETLTERQLLEGLLLPSADNIATTLADWVDGSEPAFIKEMNQTAKQLGMNHTTYTSASGVAATTVSTAVDQLKIAQADMAIPALRAIVKMPEATFPVAGTVYNVDYVLGQDGIVGVKTGSTFQAGGCFVSARYQTVGSRKVLLLGVMLGQQGTPSPLMQALTSSAALLQQAGTNLHLETLKADRGAYATFTTPWGETSTLSSKQVPTFIGFPGMKVRISLVPQTTPRLPVRAGSKVVQLQMNAGRQSAVYELTTDRSIRPPSVWWRLFRV from the coding sequence GTGAAGCACATTGGTAGGTATCTCATTCCCAGCGCCGTCGTCGTGTTTGCCATCGTTCAGCTCGTTCGGCCGATTCCCCACCCCGCCGCTTCCTTGTCGGTTCCTCCAACCGCAACGGTTCCTGGCCAGCTCCATCTGACGCTTCCCGCCGCGGGACAAACCGCAGTGATGGCGTCCGGCATCGGGATCATGGCGGCGACACCGAATGAAAAACCTGTGCCCATCGCCAGTGTCACCAAATTGATGACGGCGTATCTGGTGCTCAAGCACCATCCCTTGAAGGCGGGTGAAAATGGTCCGAGTGTGACGATCACGGCGAACGACGAAGCGACTTACGAGGCCGACGCGGCCCGTGGCGACTCTGTGCTGAAGGTACAGGCCGGAGAAACCCTCACGGAGCGGCAGCTGTTAGAAGGCCTGCTGCTGCCGTCCGCCGACAACATCGCCACCACCCTCGCCGACTGGGTGGACGGGAGTGAACCTGCCTTCATCAAGGAAATGAATCAAACCGCGAAACAGCTGGGGATGAATCATACAACCTACACCAGCGCCAGCGGAGTGGCTGCCACGACCGTCAGCACCGCCGTCGATCAACTGAAAATCGCCCAGGCCGACATGGCCATTCCCGCGCTGCGAGCCATCGTCAAGATGCCGGAGGCGACCTTTCCTGTTGCAGGAACCGTGTACAATGTGGACTACGTGCTGGGTCAAGACGGTATTGTCGGCGTGAAAACGGGCAGCACGTTCCAGGCAGGCGGGTGTTTTGTTTCCGCTCGATACCAAACGGTGGGCAGCCGCAAGGTCTTGCTGCTGGGCGTGATGCTCGGCCAACAAGGAACGCCGTCGCCTCTGATGCAAGCCCTGACGTCCAGTGCCGCGCTGCTGCAGCAAGCTGGCACCAACCTGCACCTCGAAACTCTGAAAGCCGATCGCGGCGCCTATGCCACATTCACCACCCCCTGGGGCGAGACCAGCACGTTGTCGTCCAAACAGGTGCCCACGTTCATTGGCTTCCCTGGGATGAAGGTTCGAATCTCGCTCGTCCCTCAAACGACACCGCGCCTTCCCGTCCGCGCAGGCTCGAAGGTTGTGCAACTTCAAATGAACGCCGGCCGTCAATCAGCAGTGTACGAACTGACCACCGATAGATCCATTCGTCCACCCAGTGTCTGGTGGAGACTGTTCAGGGTGTAA
- a CDS encoding Ger(x)C family spore germination protein, giving the protein MRFQGWLISVCVCCLSPLLTGCWGYEEFEHKLYPHAIAVDKVDGQYVAYVQILDMRQLGKIEGSQAGESPGAWVASARGNTLDEAAHEFYQKVPRSINWGHVNALVLTNNLLKDREWTKVFDIFTRYSEFRYTTWVFSTAESPQEILSTEPVIENSPVYSGIGDPYELYRESSFIRPVRLNRLIANLREPAEVHLIPQISIDQSTWSASNEQKTTLTLTGYSLLNDQLEFVSNLSKEESVGMRWVDPHLARTTLNLAANGKLLGSAILTKPRIKIGYIREGQNIRYQLNVSIRGVVAERYNQQTLDVLDSIAEREIEHEIRNVYADGLEHHVDLLGLEDVVYRRNPAFYHQLTQRNGLFLRSNSLSVKVHVSLLNSIRTLEGTQRFLQGT; this is encoded by the coding sequence ATGAGATTCCAAGGTTGGCTGATTTCCGTTTGTGTCTGTTGTCTGTCGCCACTGCTGACCGGGTGTTGGGGTTATGAGGAATTCGAACATAAGCTGTATCCCCATGCCATCGCGGTCGACAAAGTGGATGGACAATATGTTGCGTATGTACAGATTTTGGACATGCGCCAACTTGGTAAAATTGAAGGCTCGCAAGCTGGAGAGTCGCCCGGGGCGTGGGTTGCCAGCGCGAGAGGGAATACTTTGGACGAAGCCGCACACGAGTTCTATCAGAAGGTGCCCCGCAGCATCAACTGGGGACACGTCAATGCGCTGGTGCTTACCAACAATTTGCTCAAAGACCGCGAATGGACAAAGGTGTTCGACATCTTTACGCGATACAGCGAATTCCGCTATACAACTTGGGTCTTTTCCACCGCGGAATCCCCTCAGGAAATTTTATCTACTGAACCCGTTATCGAAAACTCCCCGGTTTACTCTGGAATCGGGGACCCTTACGAGTTGTACCGCGAAAGCTCGTTCATTCGACCTGTCCGACTCAACCGGCTCATCGCGAACCTTCGAGAACCGGCTGAAGTCCATCTCATTCCGCAGATTTCGATTGACCAGTCGACGTGGTCTGCCTCGAATGAGCAAAAGACCACATTGACACTGACAGGATATAGTCTGTTGAATGATCAGCTTGAATTTGTAAGTAATTTATCAAAGGAGGAATCCGTCGGCATGCGATGGGTTGATCCGCACCTTGCGCGGACCACCCTCAATCTCGCTGCAAACGGGAAGCTGCTGGGCAGTGCCATTCTCACCAAACCGCGAATCAAAATCGGCTACATCAGAGAAGGTCAGAATATCAGGTACCAATTGAACGTGTCCATCCGAGGTGTCGTCGCAGAAAGGTACAACCAGCAAACCCTCGATGTCCTCGACAGCATTGCTGAGCGTGAAATTGAACACGAGATTCGCAATGTGTATGCCGATGGACTGGAACATCACGTTGATCTCCTTGGCCTGGAGGACGTCGTGTATCGGCGAAATCCGGCGTTCTATCACCAACTGACACAGCGAAACGGTCTTTTTTTACGTTCGAATTCCTTATCGGTCAAAGTCCACGTGAGCTTGTTGAATTCGATTCGAACTTTAGAAGGAACCCAACGCTTTCTCCAGGGGACATAA
- a CDS encoding spore germination protein: MNFLHGDKRRGQQLDGREDQIVSDIRANQDRLEFLFGDTQDVKIEHLTWRTAGKRSEVTLVYCEGLCDLERLERSILPQLRELTANEVRRTTDLMPAQSLPFAAKLDSYRQVIRHVFQGQLVVFGIGHAFSVDIAKKPNRLPEDSKTEISLLGARDGFVEDLTTNIALVRKRLNTASLSVLKFEVGKFNSTSVGILFVKDACSEHIIEALKRHMASTDVISVESGPELVEMLNPSKYAFIPKYRVSGRPDFVAQCLRRGKFAILVDGEPLALLAPINLSFLMTAADDMYATFPFVTFERIIRAIAFIIALFVPGFYVGITALHPDEVPLAMLATLVNSRIGLPWPTPIEAFVMLMMFEIFKESGTHLPQPSGNILSTVGGLIIGDAAIRAGMASPALVVAISASAVALYAITNHALAGVVSILRLGVLLLSSFFGLFGFILACIFVVTYFAQIRSFGMPFLAPTSPFHWHSFYKTYVSNWPQRKAGRT, encoded by the coding sequence ATGAATTTTCTACACGGAGACAAGCGCCGCGGCCAACAGCTCGACGGTCGTGAAGACCAGATCGTCAGCGACATCCGGGCGAATCAGGACAGACTCGAATTTCTCTTTGGGGACACGCAGGATGTGAAAATTGAGCATCTGACCTGGCGAACGGCCGGCAAACGGTCGGAAGTTACCCTTGTGTATTGCGAAGGATTGTGCGACCTCGAGCGGCTTGAACGGTCCATCCTTCCGCAGCTTCGAGAACTCACTGCAAACGAAGTCAGACGGACGACGGACTTGATGCCAGCGCAGAGCCTCCCATTTGCCGCGAAACTAGACAGCTATCGCCAAGTCATTCGACATGTGTTCCAGGGACAGTTAGTCGTCTTTGGCATCGGACACGCATTTTCCGTCGACATCGCGAAAAAACCGAACCGGCTGCCTGAAGACAGCAAAACGGAAATTTCCTTGCTGGGAGCGCGTGATGGGTTTGTCGAGGATCTCACCACAAACATCGCACTGGTCAGAAAGAGACTCAATACGGCGTCTCTTTCGGTGTTGAAATTCGAAGTCGGGAAGTTCAACAGCACCAGTGTAGGCATACTGTTCGTCAAAGATGCATGCAGTGAGCACATCATCGAAGCGTTGAAGCGTCACATGGCATCAACCGACGTCATCAGTGTGGAATCTGGACCCGAGTTGGTCGAAATGCTGAACCCATCGAAGTATGCCTTCATCCCGAAGTATCGAGTCTCTGGCCGGCCGGACTTTGTCGCTCAATGTCTGCGCCGGGGCAAGTTTGCCATCCTGGTCGACGGTGAACCCCTTGCGCTGCTGGCGCCAATTAACCTCTCGTTCTTGATGACAGCCGCAGACGATATGTATGCAACGTTTCCATTTGTGACGTTCGAGCGCATCATTCGCGCCATTGCCTTCATCATTGCGCTGTTCGTGCCGGGTTTTTACGTGGGGATTACAGCCCTTCACCCGGACGAGGTGCCGCTCGCTATGCTTGCCACTTTGGTGAACTCAAGAATTGGACTGCCATGGCCAACCCCGATTGAGGCCTTCGTGATGCTCATGATGTTTGAGATTTTCAAAGAGTCAGGAACACACCTGCCGCAGCCGTCTGGTAACATTTTATCTACCGTCGGGGGGCTGATCATCGGCGACGCGGCCATTCGTGCCGGCATGGCAAGTCCGGCATTGGTGGTCGCGATTTCCGCAAGCGCCGTCGCACTGTACGCGATCACAAACCATGCGCTGGCAGGTGTCGTTTCCATCCTTCGACTTGGCGTACTGCTGTTGTCGTCGTTCTTTGGGCTGTTCGGTTTCATCCTCGCATGCATCTTTGTGGTCACGTACTTTGCGCAGATACGTTCTTTTGGCATGCCGTTCCTGGCGCCGACTTCGCCGTTTCACTGGCATTCGTTTTACAAGACGTACGTATCGAACTGGCCGCAGAGGAAGGCAGGACGAACATGA